GGTCCTTAGCTCCCAATGTCCAATACACTCACTGAAACAAAATATGAAGAAATAACAGAACAAAAAGACAAAAAAGGAAACCATTTAACTCATCTTCAGCTGTTTACGGCTGAAACTTTCTTTTCATCCCTCTCCGCTACACATTCAGTCACTCTCACTGCACAAATAGtcacaagcatacacacatgcattcaTTCTCACACCCGAAATGCATACAAATCTTCACCATGGTCTTGCACCTATTGTTGTCTTTGTAGTTTGTTTGGGCACCTTCAATGTTTAGACCATTTTGATCTCAGCTAAAAAGGTTTGAACCATGTCAGAAAAGCCCCTCTCACCAAAGTCTGCCCCCACCCTACCCATCAAAGGCAGCGGATGTGGCTCTCGCTCTACTTTACGGGACGCATTGTGATATCACCTTTAATCATAATCTCCTGCCCCCTTGAGACTGGTTACCTGAGAAGTAGCTCCGTACCAAACAAAATGCACTATCCAGATGCTGTGGGAAGCAAGCCATTTGCTATAGTCATATGCTATAGTCAACCCCATTCAGAGTCACCAGTATGAACATAGCAAAATCCAAAATGAAACGAGTCCAGTTGCCTTCCACTTTTCTCTGTGTTCTAGAGACACCCGTTAGTTCCGAAGGTTTGTATAGCACGCTGTCGGAAAAGGAAAAGTTTTCTGAAAACTAAAATCCCTTGAGGAAGGTTAGTTGTGTGTAAGTCTTAATGTTCATATAAGGTTTTTGCAGCATTGATGTATTGTCCAACATGGTAGATGGTTGCTTAGTTGGTTGGTTTTGTCACAGGCAATCCTGTCcagaagacagaaagaggaatAAACTAAACCCAAATAAACGGCTGAGAGCTGAAAACGGTTGAGGTACCTGCACCTTGTCAGCATTCATAAGTCGGCACCTGAATGCACTTTTGAGATGTCAATTTAGTTTTTCTTGTCCTCTCTTGATAaaaacacagtagagaagaagTGTGCTGGTAATATTGATCCGATTGGAAAGAAAATAACAATAAAACTAAATGTAAAAAAAGATGTCAGGATAAAACAGCAGCTGCATtcatgttttttcttcttctgagaTCGGCTGAAGCTGAAGAAGAACAAGACACGGCTGTTTTGTTTGCTTGCATGTTGTCGCTCTGCGTTGGGTGAGTGGGTGTTGGTAGGGCGAGGTTGGGGCTCAGATACTGGACTCTTTGGGTGGCAAGTCCACGTTGGTGACAGAGGTAACCATGGAGACCAAGCAGTCTGAGGTAGGGGGGCTGGTCAGCCGGCGGATCTGCGAGATGCGCTCCTCCACGCAGCCGGCCGAAAGCCGCGCCTCGGCGTCATGGTCCCAGCACTCCTCTATCGTCTCACACATCGACTCTAGGCCCTGCGagacacagaggacaggaacatCTCAGCACTTAACTAACCATCATGTTGCAGGTAGGATGACATATTGTGGGAAATGTGAATCTAAAACTATACTGCTGTAAGGACATCCCACTATTGACCCACTGCTCTCTGCGTTGGAGACAAAGCGAGAATACTCACAGCGTGTTTGAGCCAGCAGTCCTTGAAGACCGGCCTCATCTTTTTGTGGACCACCACATCCTGTAAGTCCTCCAGGGACGGGTGCTGACCGATCTCCTCCTCAAACGGCAACATGTACTCATCCACTGGGCCTGACCATACAACACAACAGCAACATCTTAGCATGGAACCCCAACAGGCTATGCTACGTCATTACCCACAAGCTATCAACATTCATGTGTACTAATTTGTCAATTACACTGCATTAAAAGTTTTCAGCCTGATTCCAATGTGGTATGATTGACGATAAATCAGCAAGTATGATCCCGTGTGTGCGTTTGGGTGTTAGTGTGTGACTCACCGTCGGCCGCCTTGCAGCGCGACACCAGCTCCCACAGCACCAGGCCCATGGAGTACATGTCTATCCTGAGGAAGGCATCCCGCTGAAAGTTAATGGCCCCTTCCAGGACCTCCGGCGCCATGTAGCGCCTGGTACCCACCTGCACGACGGACAAGACACTGTGAGTACATGAGCTTTAAAACAGTGTCTCCATTATGTTTTTTGTTCATAAACTCAGCGAAAAAGAAACGGCCCTTTTTCAGGTCCCCGTCTTTCAAAGAtacattcgtaaaaatccaaataacttcacagatcttcattgtaaagggtttaaacactgtttcccatgcttgttcaatgaaccataaacaattaatgaacatgcacctgtggaactgtcgttaagacactaacagcttacagactataggcaaataaggtcacagttatgaaaacttaggacactaaaaggcttttctactgactctgaaaaacaccaaaagaaagatgcccagggtccctgctcatctgagtgaacgtgccttaggtatgctgcaaggaggcatgaggactgcagatgtggccagggtaattaattgcaatgtccatactgtgataCGCCTAAGatagcactacagggagacaggacggacagctgatcgtcctcgcagtggcagatcacgtgtaacaacacctgcagatGATCGGTACATTCGTACATCACACCTGCGAataaggtacaggatggcaacaacaactgcccgagttacaccaggaacgaacaatccctccatcagtgctcagactgtccgcaataggctgagagaggctggactgagagcttgtaggcgtgttgtaaggcaggtcctcaccagacatcaccggcaacaacgtcgcctatggggacaaacccaccatcgctggaccagacaggactggcaaaaagtgctcttcactgacgagttgccgttttggattcgcatttatcgtcgaaggattGAGCATTATACCAAGGCCTATACTCGGTGTAACGAGCttattgtcattgcaggcaatctcaacgctgtgcgttacagggaagacatcctcctccctcatgcggtacccttcctgcaggctcatcctgacatgaccctccagcatgacaatgccaccagccatactgctcgttctgtgcgtgatttcctgcaagacaggaatctCAGGGTTCTGccgtggccagcgaagagcccggatctcaatcccattgagcacgtctgggacctgttggatcggagggtgagggctagggccattccccccagaaatgtccgggaacttccaggtgccttggtggaagagtggggtaacatctcacagcaagaactggcaaatctggtgcagtccatgaggagatgcactgcagtacttaatgcagctggtggccacaccagatactgactgctactttgattttgaccccccctctgTTCAGGGACaaattcaatttctgttagttacatgtctgtggaacttgtacAGTTTATGTCTCGggtgttgaatcttgttatgttcatacaaatatttacacgttaagtttgctgaaaggacgtttctttttttcctGAGTTTAGTTCGTATGATCTTTAAAGCAGTGTCTCCATAATGGTCTTTGTTCATAGTTCGTATGATCTTTAAAGCAGTGTCTCCATAATGGTCTTTGTTCATAGATAGTACGATCGATTTACTCGTCAGAAATAGCTCCCTGATTCCTGTTTACGGATGAAAAGGAGTTAACTCAACACGAAcggggcgccatttgggacagacTGATGGTGACTCACTCACCTGGCCATGAGTGTCCCCTGGGGGCTTGCCCGGCTCGAACCGCACCGCTAGCCCAAAGTCTCCGATGATGGCCGTCAGGTCCGTCCGCAGCATCACGTTCTTACTCTTGAAGTCCCTGGAGGGGAAAAGGAAAAGAGGACAGGGGGGGGTcagtgatggtgtagagcagGGCTATTGAAGGACACGGCAGCAGGGCTATTGAAGGACACGGCAGCAGGGCTATTGAAGGACACGGCAGCAGGGCTATTGAAGGACACGGCAGCAGGGCTATTGAAGGACACGGCAGCATGGCTATTGAAGGACACGGCAGCATGGCTATTGAAGGACACAGCAGCAGGGCTATTGAACTATATGGCTCGAGGGCAAAACTGGGTCATGTTTAGTAGGGCACAACGTAGCAAAAACTGTTGCGGCAGAAAACAGAAAAGCGTCATCTTATCAGACAAGTTCAGGTAATACCTCCCCATTTCAAAACGTTGCCTGCCCACTGAACCAGACCCTGGTTTTCTTTTCTACCAGTTCAATTAACATCAGTGATTGGCCTGAGAGTTTCCTTGCCTGGTGTCCTGAAAAGGACCATATAATATTTCATTGAATAACCCTGGCTTAGAGAGATAGGATTGGCCCCACAACTGGTTTGGGATCAGTTGGCCCTTTGTCATGATCGGTCTTATCATGAACTACACACAAATAAAGAAGAAAGACCCGCTGCCCACAGGGAACGGTCCTGTCTAGACTTGTAGCACAGTTTAAATCAGAACTGAGAGACCCGCTGCCCACAGGGAACGGTCCTGTCTAGCTTGTAGCACAGTTTAAATCAGAACTGAGAGACCCGCTGCCCACAGGCAACGGTCCTGTCTAGACTTGTAGCACAGTTTAAATCAGAACTGAGAGACCCGCTGCCCACAGGCAACGGTCCTGTCTAGACTTGTAGCACAGTTTAAATCAGAACTGAGAGACCCGCTGCCCACAGGCAACGGTCCTGTCTAGACTTGTAGCACAGTTTAAATCAGAACTGAGAGACACAGAACGGTCCTGTCTAGACTTATAGCACAGTTTAAATCAGAACTGAATGTTGAAAGTGTTTTCCCAATGGCATAAAGTGTAAACAATTTTGATTTCCTGCGGTCAAATACAATTGCAGTCAAGAGGTTTGAGTGCTGTTAAAAGAAAAGATGCCCTCAAGGATAGATCCCTCTGGATTGTACGACACAGGGGCCCGCAGAGTGAACAAAAATGTGAACAAAAATGTAGCATAATCATTGCTAAGGTATAGGATTACCTTAATTTACCAAATAGGTCATTGAGAAATCAGAAACGCTGCTCGAACCAGACCCCAAGTCTAATGTCTCGCATTCTCTCTCACAAAAGCCAGTGCTGACCTCATGTGCCCTTACCTGTGAGCAATGGCAGGTTTGGGTCCCTCTCCTTTGTAGCGAGGAACGTCCTCGTGCAGGTAGGCCAGCCCGCAGGCCATGGTCTCAGAGATGTGACACAGCTCAGTCCAGCTGATCGCGTTCCCCTTCAGATAGTCTGTCAGGGAGCCCTGGAGtatacacacaggcagacatacacagcacaagagagagagagcgaaagagaaaggaagcgcgagagagagaaaaaaagaacatGAGAAGTGGAGCTGTTAACAACAAGATAAAGTAAGACATCCCGAGAGCACACTAAATAACTTTTCAATGATTGAACTGGGGAAAATATAAGTGTATTTGACCGCAGAGACAGGGTTGCTATCATTCATACATAGTTTATTGTCCGAGATCAATGAAGGCCAGCCACTGAGGTCTGTCAAATCGAGTGCTATTAAACTGTAGCAAAACAACTTTTGCGGAATTGAACATTCAACAGCGAGGGAAATAAAAAGGCAATACCTCTCGGGTAGGGGATGGGCATAGTTATTTGAATAGCCAAACAACCAAAAGGTCAAAGGGTCTAAACACTTTCCGAAGGCATTGTGTgtattgtatatacagtaccagtgaaaagctTGGACGCCACTActcatttttttttaacaatgtttttctacatagtagaatagaagtgaagacatcaaaactatgacataacacatatggaatcatgaagtaaaaatattttatatttgagattcttcaaagtagccaccctttgccttgataacagctttgcgcactcttgggattctctcaaccagcttcatgagcttttgtcacctggaatgcaatttaaatgaacaggtgtgccttgtgaaaagtacattttctttccttcttaatacgtttgagccaatcagttgtgttgtgacaaggtagaggtggtatacagaagataaccctattttgtaaaagaccaagtccaaattatggcaagaactgctcaaataagcaaagagaaacgacaggccatcattactttaagacatgaaggtcagtcaatgcggaacatttcctggactttgaacgtttcttcaagtgcagttgtaaaaacccatcaagtgctatgatgaaacgtgctctcatgaggaccaccacaggaatgaaaacccagagttacctctgctgcagataaGTTCATTTGAGGTAACAGActcagaaattgaagcccaaataaatgcttcacagagttcaagtaacagaaacatctcaacatcaactgttcagaggagactgcgtgaatcaggccttcatggtcgaattgctgcaaagaaaccactactaaaagacaccgtTAAGAagtagagacttgcttgggccaagaaacacaagcaatggacattggaccagtggaaatctgccctttggtctgatgagtccaaatttgagatttttggttccaacagcctcgcagagtaggtgaacagatgatctccgcacaTGTGATTCCcattgtgaagcatggaggaggtggtgtgatggtgtggaggtactttgctggtgacactgtctgatttatttagaattcgaggcacacttaaccatcatggctaatacagcattctgcagcgatacgccatcccatctggtttgcgcttcgtgggactatcatttgtttttcaacaggacaatgagacaactccaggctgtgtaagggctatttaaccaagaaggagagtgatggagtgctgcttcagatgacctggcctccacaatcacccaacctcaacccaattgagatggttttggatgagttggaccacagagtgaaggaaaagcagccaacaagtgctcagcatatgtgggaactccttcaagactgttggaaaagcattccaggtgaagctggttgagagaattccaaaaGTGTACAaatctgtcaaggcaaagggtggctactttgaagaatctcaaaaatatattttgaattgttttcCACTTTTCCcacttactacatgattccatatgtgttatgtcatagttttgatgtattcactattattctgcaacgtagaaaaaagtaaaaatatagaaaaccccttgaatgagtaggtgttctaaaacttttgaccggtagagTGAGTGTGgtttatataaactcagcaaaaaaataaacgtccccctttcaggaccctgtctttcaaagacaattcgtaaaaatctaattaacttcacagatcttcattctaaagggtttaaacactgtttcacatgcttgttcaatgcaccataaacaattaaggaacatgcacctgtggaacagtcattaagacactaacagcttacagatggtaggcaattaaggtcacagttatgaaaacttaggacactaaagaggcatttctactgactctgaaaaacacaaaaagaaagatgcccggggtccctgctcatctgcgtgaacgtgccttaggcatgctgcaaggaggcatgaggactgcagatgtggccagggcaagaaattgcaatgtccgtactgtgagacgcctaagacagcgccacagtgagacaggacggacagctgatcgtcctcgcagtggcagaccacgtgtaacaacacctgcacaggatcggcacAGGAtcaacaggtacaggtacaggaagGCAATAACAATTGCCCGAgctacaccaggaacgcacaatctctccatcagtgctcagactgtccgcaataggcggagagaggctggactgagggcttgtaggcctgttgtaaggcagatcctcaccagacatcaccggcaacaacatcgcctatggggacaaacccaccgtcgctggaccagacaggactttcaaaaggtcggattcgcatttatcatcacgggaatgagcgttacaccgaggcctgtactctggagcgggatcgatttggaggtggagggtccgtcatagtctggggcggtgtgtcacagcatcatcggactgagggtgagggctagggccattccccccagaaatgtacgggaacttgcaggtgccttggtggaagagtggggtaacgtctcacagcaagaactggcaaatctggtacagtccatgaggaggagatgcactgcagtacttaatgcagctggtggccacaccagatactgacttagtTAGTTTTGATTTTGATCACCCATTTgtttagggacacattattccatttctgttagtcacatgtctgtggaacttgttcagtttgtgtctcagtTTATGTCTCATACACACATGCctattttaatgtattttttgtttttctgAGTGCGCCCCATAAAAAAGTAGTGCCCGGTAACCTACACACATTTCATGCCTGTAGCTTGTTGTTATTGTCGGTCAATGACAGTGGCGCTACAGTCAGAGGCAACATGTGTAGAAAGTGAAGTGGGAGATTTCTAATCAACGCAAACTGGAATTTCAATCACGGAATTAAGTTGGCTAAATGAGAAGTAGTAGGCTGCAAtgatcaaccaacaggtaggctgttgtttAATATGAATAGAGTTGATGTAGACAAGGAGTGCAGCAAAATAGCCACAATTagccttgttagctagctagctggccagCTTAGCTGGCTAGTGTAGCTAGATTGCTTCTTTATATCAATTTGATGCAGTCAAGCCAGACCAGATGAGATGTTAGAGAACCTAGCGCCTTaacacctctccctccacccccgtTGCCCTActcctccttctcaccctctggTGGAACTCAGAGATGAGCCACAGCTCCATCTCCAGGTTGGTCCCGCGCTTCTCGGCTGCAATGTAGCGCAGCAGGTTCTCGTGCTTCATCCCCGGCGTGAGGAACACATCCCGCTCATTCATCCATGACTGCTTATCCTGTGGGAGGACACACAAACGTTACATCAACGCTTCAGAGGGTACACAGAGGGAACGTTACATCAACGCTTCAGCCACTTACCTGAATGGGGAAGACCTTGACAGCCACGTATTCGTTCATCATCTGGGCCTTCCACACACAGCCGAAGCGCCCCCTTGCCTTGATCTCAAGCAACTGCAGGGGTTTGAGCCCCAccaggggggaaggagggggaactAGGCCAGGATCCTGGTAGATAAATAGTtcagaggtcagtacaggtaaaCACTGGGACATTACACTCAACAAGCCTATGAGGACCGAGTGCGGCTCACAACACACTTACGACTTCTATAATAACTGGAGCTTTGATATCAAATGAAAAACTTCTAAAACTCTGTTGCAAAACAGTCGAACTTTAAGAAAAACAAATAAGCCCAAGATTCTACACATGCTAAAGACTAACACTAATATACTACCAGCAATATACTAACAGTCCTATAGGGGGGACCTATATCACAGTGGTCCTATAAGAGGGACCTATATCACAGTGGTCCTATAGGGGGGACCTATATCACAGGGCAGTGGTCCTATAGGGGGGACCTATATCACAGGGCAGTGGTCCTATAGGGGGGACCTATATCACAGGGAAGTGGTCCTATAGGGGGGACCTATATCACAGTGGTCCTATAGGAGGGACCTATATCACAGTGGTCCTATAGGAGGGACCTATATCACAGTGGTCCTATAGGAGGGACCTATATCACAGTGGTCCTATAGGAGGGACCTATATCACAGTGGTCCTATAGGAGGGACCTATATCACAGTGGTCCTATAGGAGGGACCTATATCACAGTGGTCCTATAGGAGGGACCTATATCACAGTGGTCCTATAGGGGGGACCTATATCACAGTGATCCTATAGGGGGGACCTATATCACAGTGGTCCTATAGGGGGGACCTATATCACAGTGGTCCTATAGGAGGGACCTATATCACAGTGGTCCTATAGGAGGGACCTATATCACAGTGGTCCTATAGGGGGGACCTATATCACAGTGGTCCTATAGGGGGGACCTATATCACAGTGGTCCTATAGGGGGGACCTATATCACAGGGCAGTGGTCCTATAGGGGAGACCTATATCAGTGGTCCTATAGGAGGGACCTATATCACAGTGGTCCTATAGGAGGGACCTATATCACAGGGCAGTGGTCCTATAGGGGGGACCTATATCACAGGGCAGTGGTCCTATAGGGGGGACCTATATCACAGGGAAGTGGTCCTATAGGGGGGACCTATATCACAGTGGTCCTATAGGAGGGACCTATATCACAGTGGTCCTATAGGAGGGACCTATATCACAGGGCAGTGGTCCTATAGGGGGGACCTATATCACAGGGCAGTGGTCCTATAGGGGGGACCTATATCACAGGGAAGTGGTCCTATAGGGGGGACCTATATCACAGTGGTCCTATAGGAGGGACCTATATCACAGTGGTCCTATAGGAGGGACCTATATCACAGGGCAGTGGTCCTATAGGGGGGACCTATATCACAGGGCAGTGGTCCTATAGGGGGGACCTATATCACAGGGAAGTGGTCCTATAGGGGGGACCTATATCACAGTGGTCCTATAGGAGGGACCTATATCACAGTGGTCCTATAGGAGGGACCTATATCACAGTGGTCCTATAGGAGGGACCTATATCACAGTGGTCCTATAGGAGGGACCTATATCACAGTGGTCCTATAGGGGGGACCTATATCACAGTGGTCCTATAGGGGGGACCTATATCACAGTGGTCCTATAGGGGGGACCTATATCACAGTGGTCCTATAGGGGGGACCTATATCACAGGGCAGTGGTCCTATAGGGGAGACCTATATCAGTGGTCCTATAGGAGGGACCTATATCACAGTGGTCCTATAGGAGGGACCTATATCACAGGGCAGTGGTCCTATAGGAGGGACCTGTATCACAGGGCAGTGGTCCTATAGGAGGGACCTGTATCACAGGGCAGTGGTCCTATAGGAGGGACCTATATCATAGGGCAGTGGTCCTATAGGAGGGACCTGTATCACAGGGCAGTGGTCCTATAGGAGGGACCTATATCACAGGGCAGTGGTCCTATAGGAGGGACCTATATCACAGGGCAGTGGTCCTATAGGAGGGACCTATATCACAGTGCAGTGGTCCTATAGGAGGGACCTATATCACAGTGCAGTGGTCCTATAAGAGGGATCTATATCACAGTGCAGTGGCAGCCGACTACCTCTAGATGGCGGTGGTCATTAATAGAGGCTTTGCACGGTAGCTTAGGGGCTGCTAACAAGATGGCCTCCGAAGAAGAAGGGATAAAAGAGCGAGGAAGTGAAAGAATAGGAGTGAGAAATCACAAACAGGAAAGAGGTGGCACCACATAAGATAATTCAACAGCTACATtatctctacagacagagagagccaaTACCACTGACAGACAGGAGGACCACAATGGACATAAGTGTTGACTTTGTGTTTTTAACCCTCAATGACTTTTTTGTGTGTAGTATTGATGTACTTGGCTGAAGCAAGTCGGCACGCATTTTAAAtgtttcaaataaattcattaattcAAAGACGAGTACAGAAGAGCGACGGGAAGCAAAACTGAACGAGACAGAGCTAATGAGATGGTCGGGGGAAACTGGCCGACCTCGTTGATGTCCACGTGGCCATAGGGCGGCTTGCGGTGGCGGTACATCCAGAAGGCCAGCAGCAGGGCCATGGAGAGCATGGTGATAGGCAGCAGTGAGTAGACCAGCACATTGAGTAGGGTGGGCGTGGGGGGAGGCGGCTTGAtcactggagggacagagagaacacagtgttaCCGAGAGGAGCGAGAAAACAGTAATAGGTAGCTACAGTATTAGGTAGGTacagtattaggcaggtatatgaataggtaggTACAGTATTAGGCACATATATGAATAGGTTGGTAAAGTATTAGGTAGGTACAGTATTGGGTAGGTACAGTATTAGTTAGGTATATGAATAGGTTGGTACAGTATTTGGTAGGTATATGAATAGGCTGGTACAGTATTTGGTAGGTGGAGTATTAGGTAGGTAGAGTATTAGCTAGGTACATTATTAGATAGGTACATTATTAGCTAGGTacagtattaggcaggtatatgaataggtaggtacagtattaggtaggtacagtattaggtaggtacagtattaggcaggtatatgaataggtaggtacagtattaggcaggtatatgaataggtaggTACAGAATTAGGTAGGTACAGTATTAGGtaggtatatgaataggtagagacagtattaggcaggtataGTATTCGGTAGGTacagtattaggcaggtatatgaataggtaggTACAGTATTAGGTAGGTATATGAATAGGCAGGTATATGATTAGGCAGGTACAGTATTAGGCAGGTACAGTATTAGGCAGGTACAGTATTAGGCAGGTACAGTATTAGGtaggtatatgaataggtaggtacagtattaggcaggtatatgaataggtaggTAGAGTATTAGGTAGGTAGAGTATTAGGtaggtatatgaataggtaggTATAGGAATAGGTAGGTATATGATTAGGTAGGTACATtattaggcaggtatatgaataggtaggTACAGTATTAGGTAGGTATATGATTAGGTAGGTACATTATTAGGCAGGTACAGTATTAGGCAGGTacagtattaggcaggtatatgattaggcaggtatatgaataggtagagacagtattaggcaggtatatgaataggtagagacagtattaggcaggtatatgaataggtagagacagtattaggcaggtatatgaataggtagagacagtattaggcaggtatatgaataggtagagacagtattaggcaggtatatgaataggtagagacagtattaggcaggtatatgaataggtagagacagtattaggcaggtatatgaataggtagagacagtattaggcaggtatatgaataggtagagacagtattaggcaggtatatgaataggtagagacagtattaggcaggtatatgaataggtagagacagtattaggcaggtatatgaataggtagagacagtattaggcaggtatatgaataggtagagacagtattaggcaggtatatgaataggtagagacagtattaggcaggtatatgaataggtaggtacagtattaggcaggtatatgaataggtaggtacactattaggcaggtatatgaataggtaggTACACTATTAGGCAGGTacagtattaggcaggtatatgaataggtaggtacac
Above is a window of Oncorhynchus kisutch isolate 150728-3 linkage group LG18, Okis_V2, whole genome shotgun sequence DNA encoding:
- the LOC109909823 gene encoding activin receptor type-2B — its product is MFASWLTFALLLGTFCAGPSHGEVDTRECLFYNVNYEIEKTNQSGVESCEGEKDKRLHCYASWRNNSGTIELVKKGCWLDDFNCYDRQECVATEENPQVFFCCCEGNFCNERFTHLPDVNGPMIKPPPPTPTLLNVLVYSLLPITMLSMALLLAFWMYRHRKPPYGHVDINEDPGLVPPPSPLVGLKPLQLLEIKARGRFGCVWKAQMMNEYVAVKVFPIQDKQSWMNERDVFLTPGMKHENLLRYIAAEKRGTNLEMELWLISEFHQRGSLTDYLKGNAISWTELCHISETMACGLAYLHEDVPRYKGEGPKPAIAHRDFKSKNVMLRTDLTAIIGDFGLAVRFEPGKPPGDTHGQVGTRRYMAPEVLEGAINFQRDAFLRIDMYSMGLVLWELVSRCKAADGPVDEYMLPFEEEIGQHPSLEDLQDVVVHKKMRPVFKDCWLKHAGLESMCETIEECWDHDAEARLSAGCVEERISQIRRLTSPPTSDCLVSMVTSVTNVDLPPKESSI